In Leptodesmis sichuanensis A121, the following are encoded in one genomic region:
- a CDS encoding ISKra4 family transposase (programmed frameshift) gives MTPEQQQELEQHVARIAQILHQDAQAQGLPMSSLAEIEATVREQMQVHVSPQIGNFFIDQVSPPHVGAYERSVKSILGALKLTRAQALALEVKPSSQISPYLEMCCLRASANASYREAAAEVAIMTGIKVSLKTQQRIVHRQDFSPPEGDRAVEVNQMSLDGGNIRLITPAGKPSQWRQYKALRVNGDGVGVAYYQANDQLCQWVETLVTATLLYCLGDGHPGIWGVYAQMQLSSPRREILDWYHLKENLYKVGGSLKRLQEAETLLWQGKVNEVLALFDALNKPQAHKFCDYLRTHQDRIPNYEYYQSEGIPIGSGDVESWVKQIDRRTQISGAQWREDHVPQVLAHRCAYLNGQLDPTSPISLSKK, from the exons ATGACTCCAGAACAACAACAGGAACTTGAACAACATGTCGCGCGGATCGCTCAAATTCTGCACCAGGACGCACAAGCTCAAGGTCTGCCGATGAGTTCGTTAGCCGAGATTGAAGCGACGGTGAGAGAGCAGATGCAAGTCCATGTGTCGCCACAAATCGGTA ATTTTTTTATCGACCAGGTCAGTCCCCCGCACGTCGGAGCCTATGAACGAAGCGTAAAGAGTATTTTGGGAGCGTTGAAGTTGACACGAGCGCAAGCACTGGCGCTAGAGGTCAAACCCAGTAGCCAAATCAGTCCATACCTGGAGATGTGCTGCTTACGAGCCAGTGCAAATGCCTCCTACCGGGAGGCGGCAGCAGAAGTCGCAATCATGACTGGCATCAAAGTCAGCCTGAAGACCCAGCAACGCATCGTGCATCGCCAAGACTTTAGCCCTCCAGAGGGCGACAGAGCCGTTGAGGTCAACCAAATGAGTTTGGACGGGGGCAACATTCGCCTAATCACCCCAGCCGGAAAACCGAGCCAATGGCGACAGTACAAAGCCTTGCGGGTGAATGGGGATGGTGTTGGGGTAGCTTATTACCAAGCCAATGACCAACTGTGTCAATGGGTGGAAACCTTAGTGACAGCGACCCTGTTGTATTGTCTAGGGGACGGACATCCGGGAATTTGGGGAGTGTATGCTCAAATGCAGTTGAGTAGCCCACGCCGGGAGATTTTAGACTGGTATCACCTCAAGGAAAACCTATACAAAGTGGGTGGGTCGCTCAAACGCTTGCAGGAGGCAGAAACTCTGTTGTGGCAAGGCAAGGTGAATGAGGTGTTAGCTTTGTTTGATGCGTTGAACAAACCCCAAGCGCATAAATTCTGCGACTATTTGCGGACTCACCAAGACCGGATTCCCAACTATGAATATTACCAGAGCGAAGGCATTCCAATTGGTTCTGGGGATGTCGAGTCATGGGTCAAACAGATTGACCGTCGCACTCAAATTTCCGGTGCTCAATGGAGAGAAGATCATGTTCCTCAAGTGCTGGCTCATCGATGTGCTTATTTGAATGGTCAACTTGACCCTACTTCCCCCATTTCTCTCTCAAAAAAGTGA